The Toxorhynchites rutilus septentrionalis strain SRP chromosome 3, ASM2978413v1, whole genome shotgun sequence genome includes a region encoding these proteins:
- the LOC129775503 gene encoding alpha-tocopherol transfer protein-like, with translation MTTLSHPYKDCPEPKEVPPQFRRDVDALFEWIKQQPRFPAYTRNHAHLFLHACLWDVENAKKALHKYGHIHATAPDIFDNRDVLLSGSQSVLNMAQLVSLPKLTPEGYRLLCYRLSDTDPSRMNFGEAIKLFCMFNDVQISKDGPIEGYIVIFDMKGVRLGHLARVQFSPLRVFMSYIQDAHPVRLKKIYIVHTASFINQVMALIKPLIRSELLGLLQFCTSGPLDILEAELLPQDYGGTLPEMAALYGEQRNELETEYREWLINSAVLKEAPKEKNNPSMRPPVRSFRGLEID, from the exons ATGACAACCTTATCACATCCTTACAAAGACTGTCCGGAACCGAAGGAAGTTCCACCTCAATTCAGAAGGGATGTGGATGCGCTGTTTGAATG GATCAAACAGCAGCCACGTTTTCCAGCATATACGAGAAACCATGCTCATCTGTTCCTCCATGCGTGCCTCTGGGATGTGGAGAATGCTAAAAAAGCATTGCATAAATATGGTCACATCCATGCCACGGCACCGGATATTTTCGACAACCGGGATGTGCTCTTGTCTGGATCGCAAAGTGTGCTGAACATGGC CCAGCTGGTTTCGCTGCCGAAATTAACACCGGAAGGATATCGATTATTGTGCTATCGTTTGTCCGACACTGATCCTTCACGGATGAACTTTGGCGAGGCGATAAAATTATTCTGCATGTTTAACGATGTCCAAATCAGCAAAGATGGACCTATCGAGGGCTACATAGTCATTTTCGATATGAAGGGTGTACGATTGGGACACTTAGCCCGTGTGCAATTTTCTCCGTTAAGAGTTTTTATGAGCTACATCCAAGATGCTCATCCAGTGCGGCTGAAAAAAATCTACATAGTGCACACAGCGTCGTTCATCAATCAGGTGATGGCACTGATAAAACCTCTAATAAGATCTGAGCTCCTGGGCCTGTTGCAATTTTGTACTTCCGGGCCGTTGGACATTCTGGAAGCTGAACTCTTACCACAG GACTACGGTGGCACGTTACCAGAAATGGCAGCTTTGTATGGAGAACAGAGGAATGAACTCGAAACCGAATACCGAGAATGGTTAATTAACTCCGCTGTTTTGAAGGAAGCTCCCAAGGAAAAGAATAACCCCTCCATGAGGCCTCCAGTGAGATCGTTCCGTGGATTGGAGATTGACTAG